GAAGTCCTTAGCGGCAGAAGAGAGTTGGGCCTTGGCCTTGTAGATCAGGTAGGTTTCCCGGTAGAGTTCCATGTCACGAACCTCTAGATATTTAACCTGGGGGTAGGTCCGGCTAGCGGATTTGGTAGTTAAACTAATGCCGAAGCCGGACTGGACTAAGGAGATGATAGAGGCGTCGTTCATGACCTTGTGGCGGATAGAGATATCCGTGTAATGGATGTCTCCCGTTGAGCGACCGTATTTTTCCATGGCCAGTTTGCGCAGGTGTTCCGAATCATAAGTGCGAAAGAAGGTTTCTCCCTGGATTTGCTGGAAAGTGATGGCGTCAAAGTGGGCCAAAGGATGATCTATAGGCACCAAGATCCCTAGTCGTTCTTTGAGCAGGCGGAAAGTCTTTAGACCGGGAGTAGCCAGGTCAAATTCTTCGCCTGTCAAGCAGGCCAAGTCGTAACTCCCGTCCATTATCCCCATGACCACTTCTTGGCTGAGGACCTCGGTGTAGTTAATGGCAGTGTTAGGGTATTGGTCCTTAGAGACCTTGAGTAATTCCGGGATAACAAAGTAAGTGGTGGAAAATAAATTCGATGAACACAGTGACAGACTATCGGTGCTTTGGGCCAGTTCTTCCTGGACTTCACGAATACTATCATTAATATAGGTCATCCCTTGACTCAGGCGCTGGGCTAACTTGCGACCAGCATAGGTGATTTGAATCTCGCGTCCGGCTTTAACAATCAGGGGAATGCGGAGATTTCTTTCCAGTTTGGCGATGGCCTTAGACAGGGTCGAAGGGGACAGGTAGAGTTGGGCGGCAGCCTTAGTCAGACTTTCACATTCTACCACCTTGATAAAGTAAGCCAAGTGCTGCCAGTTAAGTTCTTTCATGATTTTATCCTTTCTATTGTTGAAAAATATTCACTGATAAGAGAATTTATTTCATTTTATCTTTTGCCTGGAATAATGTATGATTAATCACAAGAGGGTCGGTAACCGCTTCCATAATGGCACGGCTTTTACTTTAAGTCAAGGGCGGACTTTTCTCTCTAGCAAGCAACTTGTGACTTAATTATGAATATTTTTCACTTAAAAGGGATGACGAACGAGAAAGGAGCTGGAGAATGTTTGACAATTTACTTTATGAAATAAATCACCAGGTGGCGACCATCACTATGAATCGCCCGGATTCTGCCAATGGCATGGACCAAGGGATGATTAAGGACCTTGTAGCCGCCTTTCGCCAGGTAGAGACGGAGCCTGACGTCCGGGTAGTGGTGCTTAGGGCCAAGGGTAAGCTCTTCTCCGGTGGGGGCGACATGAGCTGGATGAATGAGATGATCGACCAGGGGCAGACCTTTGACTCCAGTGACATCTACCGGGCCAATCAAATCGCCCAAGCCATCCGCAATGTCTCTAAACCCGTTGTGGCTGCTGTTCACGGTACCGTGGCAGGTGGAGCAGCAGGAATTATCATGGCCTGTGACTTCCGCATTATGAGTGACAAGGCCAAGATCGTGCCAGCCTTCTCCAATATCGGTTTGAGTGGCGACACCGGTTTGATTTATTCCTTGATGTTGTCTTTAGGCTTTAGCCGGACCTATGAAATCATGGCCCTAGGACAAATCATTTCGGCCCAAGAAGCCAATGATTGGGGCCTAGTCACCCGCTTAGCCAGTCCGGAAGACTTTGAAAACACGGTGGCTGATTTTATCGAGCTCTTAAAGAACCGCCCTACCCTGGCCTTGGCGAGACAGAAACAAGCCATGAATGCATTCTTCTACCAAGACCTGGCCAAATTCGGTCTCAGCGAAGCCGTAAACATTCCTTACCTTTCTGGTACAGAGGACTTCAAGCAAGCCATTAAAGGCTTTGTCAATAAGGAAGAGGTTCACTTTCAAGGCAAGTAGCTTAAAAAAGTTGTGAATTAAAAAATGATAAAAACTAAGGAGGATCTATCAATGACAGATGTATGTGAAATGTTAGGCATTAAATACCCAATCTTTTGTGGCGCTATGGGGGGGATTTCCCGTCCAGAATTAGTGGCTGCCGTATCCAATGCTGGCGGCATGGGGATCTTGATGACTGCTGGGATGAAGGATGAAGAAAAAATTCGCCAAGCGGTCCAAAAAACCCGGGAATTAACCGACAAACCCTTCGGCGCTAACGTGGCCATTATTTCTGGTAACGCTAAAGAAGTGCTGGAAGTCCTCATTGACGAAGGCGTGAAATTCTTTACCACTGGCGCTGGAGACCCGATTCCTTATATTGACATGATCCACCAAGCCGGCGGAAAGATCTTCCCAGTGGTACCAAGTGCCCGGGTAGTCCGTAAGGTGGAAGACGCTGGTGCAGACGGTGTGGTTGTTGAAGGGATGGAAGCCGGTGGCCACGTCGGTCAAGCGACAACCATGACCCTGACCCGCCAAGCCGTTGAAGCGGTTGACCATGTCCCTGTTATTGCAGCGGGTGGGATTGCGGACGGCCACGGTTTAGCGGCTGCTTATGCCCTCGGTGCTGACGGCGTCCAAGTCGGAACCGTCCTCGTTGCTTCTACCGAAGCGCCGATCCATGATAACTACAAACAAGCCATCGTGGATGCTAACGATACCGCCACCTTTGTGTCAGGTTCCATGACCGGCGCACCGATCCGGATTGAAAAGAATGCTGCCGCTCAAAAACACCACGACATGGATATGGACCCAGAAGTGGACGTCAAAGCCATCGAAGCTTACACCATTCCTTCCCTAACCAAGGCGGCGGCTGAAGGGGACGTGAAGGAAGAAATCGTGACATACGGGCAAATCGCTGGTTTAGTCCATGAAGTCCGCCCGGTGAAAGAAATCATCGATTCCATCTTCCAAGAAGCTAATGAAGTCATTGACGCCTTAGCTGCTAAGAAGATTTAAAGAAGAGAGTGTGACAGTCACAAAATAGGACGAGAGCGCTGGAGCTAAAGGGCGAAAGAATTCTCAAAAAGGATGGGAGGGCGCCGTCAAAGATTTGAATCACTGGAGGAAAATACCATAAGCACAGGACACTGTGCGTTGGCATTTTCTGAAGTGACTTCAAAGCTGGCGCCCGAGTTCAACTAGAGAATTTGTTGACCTTTAGTAAAGCGGACGTTCGTCCTGTGACTGGAACAGGTTTTGAAAAGAGACTAGGACTTTTGACCTAGCCTTATCACTTAAAAAAGTAAAAATATTTCAAGGAGGAAAATGAAAGCATGAGTGAAACACGTAAAGACTTAATTCCCGAATACGGCCCCTTACATGGGGTAAGAATCCTGGGTTTAGGGTCCATTGTGGCCATGCCACATGCCGGTAACCTCTTAGCCGACTTAGGGGCAGAATTTATCCAAATTGAACGCCCCGGCATGGGAGATTCATTACGGATGTTGGCACCTTTTTCCAAGAAAACCAAGGTATCCAACGGCTGGATGCAAGATGCCCGAAACCGTCTAAGCATTACCTTAGAATCCAACCTCAACAATGAAGAGGCCAAGGCAGTTTTCTTAGACCTGATCAAAGAAGTCGACATCTTCATGGACAACATGGTTTGGTTGAAGAAATTAGGGATTGATGATGAAGAAATGTTGGCAGCCAATCCCAAATTAGTTATCTGCCACGTGTCTGGTTTCGGGCAAGAAGCCTTTGGTGGGGCAGAAGGCGTTTCTGGCCGGGCATCCTTTGACATGATCGGTCAAGCTTACGGTGGTTTCTTGAACTTGAATGGGGAACCTGACCAAGCACCAATGATTGTGAAACCTTACTTAAACGACTATGTGTCTGCCTTAAACGCTACCTATGGGGTATTAGCAGCTTATATTCACGCCCAAAAGACCGGCAAAGGCCAAGTGGTGGATGTGGCCCAATATGAAGCCATGGCCCGGATTTTGTCCGATACCTTCGTCACCTATACCGAAAACGGGGAAGACAAAGAACGGACCGGCAACAAGACCACTGCCTTCCAACCATACGGCCTCTTCTTTGACAAGAATGGAGAATACGTCGTTGTTGGTGCCTTTGGGCGGAACGTCTACAACCGTTTCTTGGAAGCAGTTGGCTTCGATAAAGAATACTTCGCCTATGAAGTGGCCGGTAACGGGGTAGAAGCCGTGATGTCTGAACGTGGCCAAGAGCTCGACCAAAAGATTAAGGAATGGTGTAGCCAACGGACCGCTAAGGAAATCGAAGAAACCCTCAACGCTCACCGGGTACCAGCTTCCAAGGTTAACAAGGCCTCAGACGCGCTCAATTCCGAACACTTCAAGGCCCGTAACAACTTCGTCACCTATACCGACCAAACCAGTGGTGAAGAAGT
This genomic window from Aerococcus sp. Group 1 contains:
- a CDS encoding LysR family transcriptional regulator, whose translation is MKELNWQHLAYFIKVVECESLTKAAAQLYLSPSTLSKAIAKLERNLRIPLIVKAGREIQITYAGRKLAQRLSQGMTYINDSIREVQEELAQSTDSLSLCSSNLFSTTYFVIPELLKVSKDQYPNTAINYTEVLSQEVVMGIMDGSYDLACLTGEEFDLATPGLKTFRLLKERLGILVPIDHPLAHFDAITFQQIQGETFFRTYDSEHLRKLAMEKYGRSTGDIHYTDISIRHKVMNDASIISLVQSGFGISLTTKSASRTYPQVKYLEVRDMELYRETYLIYKAKAQLSSAAKDFIQLFSQRQGSFFEPITH
- a CDS encoding enoyl-CoA hydratase/isomerase family protein — encoded protein: MFDNLLYEINHQVATITMNRPDSANGMDQGMIKDLVAAFRQVETEPDVRVVVLRAKGKLFSGGGDMSWMNEMIDQGQTFDSSDIYRANQIAQAIRNVSKPVVAAVHGTVAGGAAGIIMACDFRIMSDKAKIVPAFSNIGLSGDTGLIYSLMLSLGFSRTYEIMALGQIISAQEANDWGLVTRLASPEDFENTVADFIELLKNRPTLALARQKQAMNAFFYQDLAKFGLSEAVNIPYLSGTEDFKQAIKGFVNKEEVHFQGK
- a CDS encoding nitronate monooxygenase family protein; this translates as MTDVCEMLGIKYPIFCGAMGGISRPELVAAVSNAGGMGILMTAGMKDEEKIRQAVQKTRELTDKPFGANVAIISGNAKEVLEVLIDEGVKFFTTGAGDPIPYIDMIHQAGGKIFPVVPSARVVRKVEDAGADGVVVEGMEAGGHVGQATTMTLTRQAVEAVDHVPVIAAGGIADGHGLAAAYALGADGVQVGTVLVASTEAPIHDNYKQAIVDANDTATFVSGSMTGAPIRIEKNAAAQKHHDMDMDPEVDVKAIEAYTIPSLTKAAAEGDVKEEIVTYGQIAGLVHEVRPVKEIIDSIFQEANEVIDALAAKKI
- a CDS encoding CaiB/BaiF CoA-transferase family protein, which codes for MSETRKDLIPEYGPLHGVRILGLGSIVAMPHAGNLLADLGAEFIQIERPGMGDSLRMLAPFSKKTKVSNGWMQDARNRLSITLESNLNNEEAKAVFLDLIKEVDIFMDNMVWLKKLGIDDEEMLAANPKLVICHVSGFGQEAFGGAEGVSGRASFDMIGQAYGGFLNLNGEPDQAPMIVKPYLNDYVSALNATYGVLAAYIHAQKTGKGQVVDVAQYEAMARILSDTFVTYTENGEDKERTGNKTTAFQPYGLFFDKNGEYVVVGAFGRNVYNRFLEAVGFDKEYFAYEVAGNGVEAVMSERGQELDQKIKEWCSQRTAKEIEETLNAHRVPASKVNKASDALNSEHFKARNNFVTYTDQTSGEEVTAFGVVPHMSETPGKVWRGAPAMGQDNELVYGELLGYSEDKIAELKEKGLI